A genomic region of Arachis stenosperma cultivar V10309 chromosome 9, arast.V10309.gnm1.PFL2, whole genome shotgun sequence contains the following coding sequences:
- the LOC130951721 gene encoding probable aldo-keto reductase 1 isoform X1, with protein MAEVQSIHIPLVKLGNQGLEVSKLGFGCMNLTGAYAAGVSQEEGISIIKHAFNKGITFFDTSDIYGLNANEILVGKVLKQLPRKKIQIATKFGIEKLDINTLNMKINGTPSYVRSCCEASLKRLGVEYIDLYYQHRVDTTVPIEDTMGELKKLVEEGKVKYIGLSEASSDTIRRAHAVHPITAVQLEWSLWTRDVEEEIIPLCRELGIGIVPYSPLGRGFFGGKGVVENLPADSVLNAHPRYQAQNLEKNKKIYERIESLAKKHQCSPVQLALAWILQQGNDVAPIPGTTKIKNLDQNVGALAVRLEERVLKEISDAVPIEDVAGTRHFSETHGKATWKFSNTPPKDSSISA; from the exons ATGGCCGAAGTTCAGAGCATCCATATTCCTCTTGTGAAACTTGGTAACCAAGGCCTTGAG GTTTCGAAGTTGGGATTTGGATGTATGAACCTTACAGGAGCCTACGCTGCTGGTGTTTCTCAAGAGGAAGGCATTTCTATTATTAAGCATGCTTTTAATAAGGGAATCACCTTCTTTGATACTTCTGATATTTATGGACTCAATGCTAATGAAATTTTGGTCGGAAAG gtTTTAAAGCAACTCCCTAGAAAAAAGATCCAGATAGCTACAAAGTTTGGTATTGAAAAGTTAGATATTAATACTTTAAACATGAAGATCAATGGTACACCAAGCTATGTACGGTCATGTTGCGAAGCTAGTTTGAAACGTCTTGGAGTTGAATACATCGATCTCTATTATCAGCATAGAGTGGACACAACAGTTCCTATAGAAGATACa ATGGGTGAACTTAAGAAATTGGTGGAAGAAGGAAAAGTTAAATACATTGGATTATCCGAAGCTAGCTCGGATACAATAAGAAGAGCACATGCAGTTCATCCAATTACTGCTGTACAACTTGAATGGTCACTTTGGACTCGTGATGTTGAAGAAGAGATAATTCCTCTTTGCAG agAGCTTGGTATTGGAATTGTACCATACAGTCCTCTTGGTCGTGGCTTTTTTGGTGGCAAAGGAGTTGTGGAAAACCTTCCAGCTGATAGTGTTTTG AATGCTCATCCTCGCTACCAAGCACAGAACTTggagaagaacaagaagatataTGAGCGAATAGAAAGCCTTGCTAAGAAGCACCAATGCAGCCCTGTCCAATTGGCATTAGCGTGGATTCTCCAACAAGGCAATGATGTTGCGCCTATCCCTG GAACAACCAAGATTAAAAATCTGGATCAAAACGTTGGTGCCTTAGCAGTGAGACTTGAAGAAAGGGTCTTAAAAGAAATTTCCGATGCAGTTCCAATTGAGGATGTAGCAGGTACTCGTCACTTTAGTGAAACTCATGGAAAAGCTACATGGAAGTTTTCTAACACTCCACCAAAAGATTCAAGTATCTCAGCTTGA
- the LOC130951721 gene encoding probable aldo-keto reductase 1 isoform X2 gives MAEVQSIHIPLVKLGNQGLEVSKLGFGCMNLTGAYAAGVSQEEGISIIKHAFNKGITFFDTSDIYGLNANEILVGKVLKQLPRKKIQIATKFGIEKLDINTLNMKINGTPSYVRSCCEASLKRLGVEYIDLYYQHRVDTTVPIEDTMGELKKLVEEGKVKYIGLSEASSDTIRRAHAVHPITAVQLEWSLWTRDVEEEIIPLCRELGIGIVPYSPLGRGFFGGKGVVENLPADSVLNLEKNKKIYERIESLAKKHQCSPVQLALAWILQQGNDVAPIPGTTKIKNLDQNVGALAVRLEERVLKEISDAVPIEDVAGTRHFSETHGKATWKFSNTPPKDSSISA, from the exons ATGGCCGAAGTTCAGAGCATCCATATTCCTCTTGTGAAACTTGGTAACCAAGGCCTTGAG GTTTCGAAGTTGGGATTTGGATGTATGAACCTTACAGGAGCCTACGCTGCTGGTGTTTCTCAAGAGGAAGGCATTTCTATTATTAAGCATGCTTTTAATAAGGGAATCACCTTCTTTGATACTTCTGATATTTATGGACTCAATGCTAATGAAATTTTGGTCGGAAAG gtTTTAAAGCAACTCCCTAGAAAAAAGATCCAGATAGCTACAAAGTTTGGTATTGAAAAGTTAGATATTAATACTTTAAACATGAAGATCAATGGTACACCAAGCTATGTACGGTCATGTTGCGAAGCTAGTTTGAAACGTCTTGGAGTTGAATACATCGATCTCTATTATCAGCATAGAGTGGACACAACAGTTCCTATAGAAGATACa ATGGGTGAACTTAAGAAATTGGTGGAAGAAGGAAAAGTTAAATACATTGGATTATCCGAAGCTAGCTCGGATACAATAAGAAGAGCACATGCAGTTCATCCAATTACTGCTGTACAACTTGAATGGTCACTTTGGACTCGTGATGTTGAAGAAGAGATAATTCCTCTTTGCAG agAGCTTGGTATTGGAATTGTACCATACAGTCCTCTTGGTCGTGGCTTTTTTGGTGGCAAAGGAGTTGTGGAAAACCTTCCAGCTGATAGTGTTTTG AACTTggagaagaacaagaagatataTGAGCGAATAGAAAGCCTTGCTAAGAAGCACCAATGCAGCCCTGTCCAATTGGCATTAGCGTGGATTCTCCAACAAGGCAATGATGTTGCGCCTATCCCTG GAACAACCAAGATTAAAAATCTGGATCAAAACGTTGGTGCCTTAGCAGTGAGACTTGAAGAAAGGGTCTTAAAAGAAATTTCCGATGCAGTTCCAATTGAGGATGTAGCAGGTACTCGTCACTTTAGTGAAACTCATGGAAAAGCTACATGGAAGTTTTCTAACACTCCACCAAAAGATTCAAGTATCTCAGCTTGA